The Glycine soja cultivar W05 chromosome 6, ASM419377v2, whole genome shotgun sequence genome has a window encoding:
- the LOC114414404 gene encoding MLO-like protein 1: protein MSGGGGGEEEATLEFTPTWVVAAVCTVIVAISLAAERLLHYGGKFLKAKDQKPLYEALQKIKEELMLLGFISLLLTVTQNGITKICVRPSLTRHMLPCNLDAGEHSTPESESATKIGYCVRKNKVPLLSLEALHHLHIFIFVLAVVHVSFSLLTVVFGGARIRQWKHWEDSIAKQNYETGRVLKPKVTQVHQHDFIRGRFAGFDKDSAIVGWLLSFLKQFYGSVTKSDYVTLRHGFIMTHCRTNPKFNFHKYMIRALEDDFKQVVGISWYLWLFVVIFLLLNINGWHTYFWIAFIPVVLLLAVGTKLGHVITQLAQEVAEKHAAIEGDLVVQPSDEHFWFHRPHVVLFLIHFILFQNAFEIAFFFWIWVTYGFDSCIMGQVRYIVPRLVIGVFIQVLCSYSTLPLYAIVTQMGTHYKRAIFNEHLQQNIVGWAQKAKKRKGLKADGNPGQGSSQESANTGIQLGSIFKKASAPGGSSSATKADGTNSV, encoded by the exons ATGAGTggcggaggaggaggagaagaggaAGCAACTCTGGAGTTCACTCCGACGTGGGTTGTGGCCGCCGTTTGCACAGTCATCGTCGCCATATCTCTCGCTGCTGAGCGCCTCCTTCATTATGGCGGAAAGTTTCTCAAAGCCAAGGACCAGAAGCCGCTCTACGAAGCTCTCCAGAAGATCAAAGaag AGCTGATGCTTCTGGGCTTCATTTCCCTGCTTCTCACGGTTACACAAAACGGCATTACCAAAATCTGCGTTCGTCCCAGTTTGACGCGCCACATGCTCCCTTGTAATCTCGACGCCGGTGAACACTCCACGCCTGAGTCCGAGTCCGCCACTAAAATTGGTTACTGCGTCCGCAAG AACAAGGTACCTTTATTATCTTTGGAAGCACTTCACCATCTTCACATCTTCATTTTTGTCCTCGCTGTCGTACACGTCTCCTTTTCCTTACTCACCGTTGTCTTCGGAGGCGCCAGA ATACGTCAGTGGAAACACTGGGAAGATTCAATTGCTAAACAGAACTACGAAACTGGCCGAg TTCTCAAACCAAAGGTCACTCAGGTACACCAGCATGATTTTATCAGGGGTCGTTTTGCCGGTTTTGACAAAGACTCTGCTATTGTCGGTTGGTTG cTATCCTTTTTAAAGCAGTTTTATGGATCTGTGACAAAATCAGATTATGTGACATTGCGACATGGGTTCATTATG ACCCACTGCAGGACAAATCCaaagtttaattttcacaaGTACATGATTCGTGCCCTCGAAGATGATTTCAAGCAAGTTGTTGGTATAAG TTGGTATCTTTGGCTCTTTGTGGTTATCTTCTTGTTGCTTAACATCAATG GTTGGCATACGTATTTCTGGATTGCTTTTATTCCCGTCGTT CTTTTACTTGCTGTGGGCACTAAGCTGGGGCACGTAATAACCCAACTAGCTCAAGAAGTAGCTGAAAAGCATGCAGCCATAGAAGGTGATTTAGTTGTGCAGCCATCAGATGAACATTTTTGGTTTCATCGGCCCCATGTTGTCCTCTTTTTGATTCACTTTATCCTTTTCCAAAATGCCTTTGAGATAgcattttttttctggatatgG GTCACATATGGATTTGACTCCTGTATAATGGGACAAGTTCGATACATTGTTCCAAGGCTTGTTATTGG GGTATTTATTCAGGTACTATGTAGCTACAGCACCCTGCCACTGTATGCAATTGTTACGCAG ATGGGAACTCACTATAAGAGGGCAATATTTAATGAGCATTTGCAACAAAACATTGTTGGTTGGGCACAGAAGGCGAAGAAGAGGAAAGGACTAAAAGCTGATGGCAATCCTGGCCAAGGAAGTTCTCAGGAGAGTGCTAATACAGGAATCCAGCTTGGGTCAATTTTCAAGAAGGCATCTGCTCCAGGAGGCAGTTCTTCTGCCACCAAAGCTGATGGGACCAACTCAGTGTAG
- the LOC114414406 gene encoding uncharacterized protein LOC114414406 yields the protein MVSGEHNLAMQLSSPRMKQPTVSDQSLSKTRISPSRHNIRSNKSGRSRRKNTNPSTSTSFPSFNLRPYDHINDHQSSNSPYYKGLTDQSLAIPEPQLHTPTTTTDHLLSSPYYKGLLALKISSWTPDDHPIPFPPNNSFSYLPSPYYRGLLTDYSALLSSIDPPPFSIKTTPPGVPTLKDLILDAAHHHVDFLTEESEVGNYSLEEIDVEVMDEEKPLREISVLEDKASEKMILEEMVIVEKPLRESVLVEKEMIIVEKPLRESVLVEKEMIIEEKPLRERVSETERSDHVEEKKALSLSVSESQCEEGGNVYQYTWATKYQPMSLDDFICNKDNALQLKAKVKEGCGCSHFIFEGPPSVGKRSMIRAMLREVFGADKVQVIEECRNFNMKGEMVNNLQVRVKKSLHHVEVNLSETKGYEKHVIVDLFKETYGQLINNSEPCCPENCKAIILYEAEKLSIESLLYIKWLLEKYKGCNKVFFCCSDESKLQPVKPLCITVRLSSPSTQELVQILENIGKEEGIKLSRNLVEKIILRSKNNLRQAIRSLEATCRNKDAVKDDDLILTGWEEDIFNIAKKVAEEQSPRQLYVIRRKLQSLMIHDVPPDFIYKSLVPELTNLVDESLRAGVAKLDKEFIRPSDIKFQTMKQFGHAQNKQAESDEKNYDSTNQNRLTYLKVEEFIAKFMSWYKNSSEKGNKQ from the exons ATGGTGAGTGGTGAGCACAATCTGGCAATGCAACTGTCAAGCCCAAGAATGAAGCAACCAACTGTTTCCGATCAGAGCCTATCCAAGACTCGCATCTCACCTTCCCGCCACAACATCCGTTCCAACAAGTCTGGGAGAAGTAGGAGGAAAAACACTAACCCTAGTACTAGTACTTCCTTCCCTTCCTTCAACCTTCGCCCATATGATCACATCAATGACCACCAGAGTTCTAATAGTCCATATTACAAGGGTCTCACTGACCAATCCCTTGCTATCCCTGAGCCTCAGCTTCATACCCCTACCACTACCACTGATCACCTTCTTTCTAGTCCATATTATAAAGGTCTTCTTGCTCTTAAAATTAGTTCTTGGACCCCTGACGACCATCCTATTCCTTTTCCTCCCAACAACTCCTTTTCATACCTCCCTAGTCCTTACTATAGAGGTCTTCTCACCGATTACAGTGCCCTTCTATCATCAATTGATCCTCCTCCTTTCAGTATCAAAACTACCCCACCAGGAGTACCCACTTTGAAGGACTTGATTCTCGATGCAGCTCATCATCACGTTGACTTTCTTACCGAAGAAAGTGAAGTTGGGAATTATTCATTAGAAGAAATTGATGTGGAGGTGATGGATGAAGAGAAGCCTTTGAGAGAGATTAGTGTGTTAGAAGACAAAGCATCAGAGAAAATGATTTTGGAGGAGATGGTGATTGTAGAGAAGCCATTGAGGGAGAGTGTCTTGGTGGAAAAGGAAATGATTATTGTAGAGAAGCCATTGAGGGAGAGTGTCTTGGTGGAAAAGGAAATGATTATTGAAGAGAAACCATTGAGGGAGAGAGTATCAGAAACAGAAAGAAGCGACCATGTAGAGGAGAAGAAGGCCTTAAGCTTGTCTGTTTCAGAATCACAATGCGAAGAGGGTGGAAATGTCTACCAGTATACTTGGGCAACCAAATACCAGCCCATGTCCTTAGATGACTTCATCTGCAACAAAGACAACGCCCTTCAGCTCAAAGCAAAG GTGAAAGAGGGTTGTGGCTGCagtcattttatatttgaagGACCACCAAGTGTTGGAAAGAGATCCATGATACGGGCTATGCTTCGAGAGGTATTTGGCGCCGACAAGGTGCAG GTCATAGAAGAATGTAGAAACTTCAATATGAAG GGTGAAATGGTGAATAATCTCCAAGTGCGAGTGAAGAAATCACTCCACCATGTTGAGGTGAATCTGTCAGAGACAAAGGGATATGAAAAGCATGTAATTGTTGATTTATTCAAGGAAACATATGGCCAGCTCATAAATAACTCGGAGCCTTGTTGCCCAGAGAACTGCAAAG CAATAATTTTGTATGAGGCGGAGAAACTATCCATAGAATCCTTGTTGTATATTAAGTGGTTACTAGAGAAGTACAAAGGCTGTAATAAGGTATTCTTTTGTTGCTCTGATGAATCAAAGCTCCAACCTGTCAAGCCACTTTGCATCACTGTCCGCCTTTCATCACCATCAACCCAAGAG CTTGTTCAGATTTTGGAAAATATTGGAAAAGAGGAAGGAATAAAATTATCacgcaacttagtggagaagaTAATCTTGAGGTCCAAAAACAATCTACGCCAAGCCATTCGATCGTTGGAGGCCACTTGCCGAAATAA GGATGCTGTCAAAGACGACGATTTAATTCTAACTGGGTGGGaggaagatatttttaatattgccAAAAAAGTAGCCGAAGAGCAAAGTCCACGACA GTTGTACGTCATTCGTAGAAAACTTCAAAGTCTTATGATTCATGATGTTCCTCCCGACTTTATTTACAAG TCATTGGTACCAGAGTTAACGAATCTAGTTGATGAATCGCTACGGGCAGGGGTTGCCAAACTCGACAAGGAGTTCATT AGACCTAGTGACATCAAATTTCAAACTATGAAGCAGTTCGGTCATGCTCAAAACAAACAAGCGGAATCGGATGAGAAGAACTATGATTCAACCAATCAGAATAGGTTAACTTACTTAAAAGTCGAAG aGTTTATAGCGAAATTCATGAGTTGGTACAAGAATTCGTCTGAAAAAGGCAATAAACAGTAG